The genomic interval tatttttgagatagagacagagcatgagccggggaagggcagagagagagagggagacacggaatccggagcaggctccaggctctgagctgccagcacagagcccgatgcaggggctcgCATCATGACCACAGCGGAATCgcacacttagccgactgagctgcccaggcaccccgatcAGCTTGACGTCTTAAGCCAATCGCCCTCCGTTATTTTcaagttaataataaaatattcattgttctCTGCTAGTTATCAGCATATACGTGAAGAACTTTGGTCCTATATCCAGAGAAAAGCAAACTAATTTTCCCCTTAATTTAACAGCTTTTATCAAAAAATGTTCCAGAACTATTTCTTCCAATTTGACCTGTTAACCCCGACCTTGTAAAGACAAGCTGAGGAGGGGgtcattgagcatcttttcttgcaGAAACGAGGCTCAGAGTTTCAGAGATTCGTCCTTTACAGGAACCTGTAAGTGCCAGAGGCAGAAGGGGGCCCGGCTTCCCTGTGACAGCTCACTCCGTGCCACACCATGGCCAGGTGGCCTGGGATCCCCGGGCGAGTGGCAGAGCTACAAAGGACAGCCCAGCTCCCCACAGGTGGAGGGCCGACGGAAGACCAACGGACGGAAGCAGCAGATGTCACACGCGGGCGTCCCCGGCCTCGCGGCGCCATGTCTAAGCACACATTACCTGGAGCCGGCGGGCGGGCCGGCGCCGTGGCCCGTGGGGAGCACGCTGCCGTGGGCGGGCGCTCCGAGGCCGGGCCAGCTGTCGTGCGGCTGGAGCATGGGCAGGCCCGCAGACGGACTGTCCGAATAGGCTGCGGACATAACGAGGCTTCGTTAAAAGTGGCAGAAAGCAGTGAAATACCGCCTGCACCGGGAGCCACCCAGCACCGAAAACAAGACGCCTGAGGGCTGGGAAACTCAGCCTGGCCAGTTTCGTTGGTCATCAAAGGCAAATAATTACGGCCATATGTATACACTGGAAAATACATTCTAGTCAACCCaagctttttctttatctttagatAAATAGATGCCCTGAAGAAATGGAATCCTATAATCACTTGATTGGGGATTAattatctttttacatttcttttaacggttatttattttggagggaaagacagagcgtgagccaaggaggggcagagagagagggagacacagaatccaaagcaggctccagactccacattgtcagcacagagcccaatacagggcttgaactcatgaaccacaagatcatgacctgagccaaagtcagatgctcaaccgactgagtcacccaagcaccctagggattatctttaaaaatagaattaaatgcaACTTTAACCTGTCATTTCTTAAGATGTGAAAGGACTTTAGAAACACTTGCTCTGGACAAAACGAAAATACGATCTTTAACCTCAGAGTCTGGCCTCTGGGTGAACAAGTCCCAGTGACTTCTTCTTGCCCAGATAAGCTCCTTTCATTTCAAATCAGCTTTAACTGCTTAGTTGGTTTACGGTGTTCATTAGCTATGTTCCTCTTTTTAGAGCCAGACAATATGGAGTCCAGCCGCACGGTGTCCGAGGAAGTTGGGGAGGGGGTCTAAACGTCCGGCCCGGTGCTCACACACACGTCGGGACCAGCCGGGAGACTGCGGACTCGGGCAGGGTGGGGCAGGTTCCGGCGATGCCCACGACGCCGGCCCGGCCACCACACCTGGGAGGATCACTGGGACAGCGTGCACGGGTCTAGTTCAGCCAGTAAGTCTTGGGCTGATCTGACCCAACATCATCACTTTAGAGAGGTTCATAAAAGCTCCAAACCCGGGCCCTGGAGATAGACCCAAGTTCAGGAGAAATGGGCACATTCACCACCACAAGCCCCCTGGTCCAGACCTCACACCTTCAGCGTGAGGCCAGCAGGGGCCTGGGTGTGACATGAAGGTTCATCTTGAGCCACTAAGGTGCTGGCTTGGGGGTGTCCAGAGGACATGACCTCTGGATTCCGTCCTACCAGTACCTTTCCAGGTGCTGTCTTTCATTCATCACCCCTCCCCAAGACCCTGGGCCTGCTTGGAGTTAGAACTTACTGGAAGAATTATTCCGATGTGCGTAAGGGCTGGGGTAGGGCGATGGACGGTGGCTCCTCAGGGCGGGGTACCTTTCACAGCCGTGTGCGGAGGGAAGCGAGAGGGGCCCTCCGAACTGAGGGTGGGGGGCGGCCGGCGGGCACAGGGTGCTGGTTCCAGGGATGAGCCACCCCCCTGCTGTGAGGAAAGAATGCTGAGTAACTGGCCTTTGAGTCCCCAGGCCCGTCTAAGGCATCCGGGCCTCGGCTCCACACGGGAGCGGCCGGGGTCACCAAACCTTCCAGGCGCCCGAGCAGGACTGGCCAACCCCGCTGCTCCTCAGCCACTCCTACCAAAGCCCCCAGAGCCCTCCACGCCCGTCGGCTTTCAGGCCCTAACGGCAGAGATGGAAAAAACGTAGAAACAGATGAAACTCGAGGCCAGACATGCTGGAGACACGGGAGGACTCCTGCGTGCCGCGCGccctccctcacctgctcccGCCGGCCCCCTCCCAGGAGCTGGGTCCCCCCCCCCTGCCACCGGCCTCTGACCCCCCCATCTCTTCTCCAGTCCCTGGCTTTtaaggcattatttttttttaattcagaaaagccACCTCTAAAGGGACAACTACTCTGGCtctaatttccttaaaaaaaaaacatttatttatttttgagaatcagagagagagacagagcgagcagaggagggacagagagaggggaagacacagactctgaaccacgcgccgggctctgagctgtccgcacagagcccgacgcagggctcaaacccacagactgtgagatcgtgacctgagccgaagtcggcggcccaaccgactgagccccccaggagcccctccggCTCTAATGTCCAAACCACAAACAATTCTGTGGCTGgcatttaaatgaaagaaaggtcCAGGTGTGCCGAGTGGTGGCAGTCCGAGAGCCGCGTTGGGAGAGCTGCGTGTGACGTCAGCGAAGAGGATTAacggagaaagagagcagagagtggGCGCCTGGAACCCGCCAGGCTGGCCGACGGGCCGCAGACACGCACTCCCCTCtcccccggggcgggggggggggggggtcagttaTTTAAACTCCACGCCCCGCCCTGCATGCCGAGAGCAGCTACACAGAGTTGGTCTCCTGACAGAGGCCCCCTGGACCCGCACCGCTGGGCTCGGCCTCCTGCAACTGGGAGAGGGAGCTGGACGCCGGCCTCCGAGCCActgctcccccccacccagcGACGGCGCTCCTGGACCCGAAATGGGCTAAGGGAAAAACCACATCCGCTCGTGCGCATCATTGCAAACACGATCCTTCAGACTTCTGTCATTAGCAAAGAGAGGCCACGTCTAAGGAGCTGGCTCTCCACGTGCCCGGCACGGCCCCGTCCAGCCACCCACCGAGGTCTCCGCGGTCCGACCTGGCCACGGCTGGAGCCGCCTGGCAGCCACACCAACGACCCCGGGGAAGTCCTCCCTGGATTCTCTGTCGAGGGTGCTGAGCGCTGAATGACCCGCCAGAGCCCTCCCAGGGGGACCCGAGGGCGAAGACCGCAGTAACACAGCCTCGACATCATGGGCCCACGGGCCTCGCACGGCTAAGGGGTGCTCGGCTCCCGCCACACTCAGAAACGTGGCCACCTCTGTAGCCTCCAGCTCCCGGTAGCCTAGTCCCAGAAGCAAGGGGCCCTGGGCCGAAGTGCAGCAAACCGTACATTGGGAGAACCCGGGCTGCTGGCTGTCTCCGGGCTCCTCTGTCATGTCCTTGTGATCGCTCCTGTCAAGAGACACATCGAGGTATCAAAAAGGGAGAACTTTCAGAAAGTTTGCATTTGCAGCAATATTTGCCCTTTCTGCATATTTCTTTGCCCAAAGGGTAGAAGTTAGAAATCTCTCACCTTTCCTTTGCGTCTAGGAAAGCTTTTGCAAATggattgtatttaattttaagagctGTGATCTGAAAAACAAGAATTCACAGTTACCGGCCCCTCCTCATCAGCCAGAAGATGCAGGCTAGGACCGAGACCTTGGGAAAATCTGTACGTCCTTTACGTGTTCACACATGACCAGGCTCCCTTCTGGGGTACTTTGCTCTGTGGGTCTAAGGCGGCTGAGCAGTGGGAACATTTCACAAAGAGCAGTATGTTTACGGAAGTTTTGAAAAGCTGCTACTCTGAGCAGAATTCAGGGTTAAGTTCTACCTGTGCTGACCGCCTTCTGggcacaaaaaacaaaccaacggGCTCGAAACAGAACCGGGCCCACTAAGGAAAAAGCCACCTCCCCGTTCTAACTGGTGGGTAACACGGACAGGATGTCTGTACTTTGGGCTCAGACTCAGAGATTTACAGGCACTGACAACTATTTTGCACCTTGCTGATTCTTGCTCCTCCTCGCTGCCTGTCGGGATGATTTCCAAAGACTTCCTCCCTCCGTTACTCCTTTGGTCCACAAGAAACTCTCACAATACTTAACCTaaaagttttgttcttttcatccATAGATCCCTCTGGTAGATGGTTCTAGTTTTAGACACTTTGacagagaaataaagggaaaatgctTGGCCAAGGGCTAAGTCTAAACTTTCCCCCCTctgtctcaatttttaaaattttttaaatatgtattttatttctgaaagacagagagagacagagcatgagagggggaggagcagagagagaggaagacacagaatcagaaggaggctccaggctccaggctctgagctagctgtcagcacagagcccgacgtggggctcgaacccgtgaaccgtgagatcatgacctgggccgaagtcggaggcttaatggactgagccccccaaggcgGCCTCCCCCTACCGTCCCAGTCCCAACTTTATGCTCATGGTTCGTTACTTGAAGATGCCTTACTTATCAGTCTAAAATACGCCAGCAACCAACACAGGGTCTCCGAACGCCTCGCCACCTCGGAGGGAGCACCGCCCACCCTCCCCGCGCTCACCTCCTCGTTCTGATAAGCGGTCACCGCTATGAACTGGGTCTCTGGGAAGCAGTGGCTGGTGATCATGCGCTGGGCGCCCCCGACTCTCACTATGTGAATCCGAGGCTCGTACTTATGTAAGGAGTTCAGCATGATCTGAGGGAGGCACACAAAGCAAGACAACAAAATGTGTTTCAGATAACAAAACATCCACTGCCCTCTTGTCCAAgcaaggtgcagagagaagagcGCAGCCCGAGTCCCGTCTCTGGTGAGGTCGCCGGGGTCCCATCGGCTGCTGATCCCACGACGGGTGTTAAGAAAAGGGAACGTGAGGTGCTACGCCCGTTGCAGGCAGCGAATGCCTACTGGGACGTCCCGGGACGGCTGGAGGAACGCTTTAATGCGACCTCGTTAAGGGCCGGAGCTTGTGTGCGGGTGCTTGAACATGGGGTCTCTGGGTAAACTTCCCCAGGGAACGACATTCTGAGAAAACGACAAATTTAGAAGTGTGTTCAAAGCACGCAGCACCAAGGTCGCACATATTTAGCTCTAAAGTGACCACTGCCCATCAAGGCTGATATTTTCCCTACCCCTAGGGGAGTGGAGGGCTTGAATGCAAAAGTTCCCAAAGCCTGAGACCCAGGCCGGCTGAGTCTTCAAAGGAGAAGCTTTGCACCTTCCCCGGCGCTTCAGGCCTTGGTGTTACCCTCATCAGTTTACTATAAACAACACTGAAGGCTTAATTGAGGACGGCAGTGGCAGTTTCTCCAGGACAGATGTCACCTCGGCGCAAGCACCCCGCCCGGCCAAGGCTCTGCCACACGGAAGGTGCGGCCCGAGGCCCCTGCCCAAGGGCTCCGTCACACCTACCTGACCCCCTCCGTTGAGCTTGTTGGTGAGCTTGACCTTGCTGAAGGACACGGGCGCCTTCATCCAGTGTGCCCCGAAGTTGGGCGAGTCGGGGTGGATGTAGACGCAGCTGGGCGCCTGCGGCTCGGGCTTGCCGCCCGGGACCCACTCCCCGTTCACGTACTTCCAGCGGTGGTTGTCGGCCGCCACGAAGTCCAGCAGGAAGGAGTACATGGCGTTGGGGTCCAGGCCGGACACGTTCACCTTCAGCACCGGGAACATCCtcctggaaaggaaggagggcCGCAGGAGGACCCCGCAGAGGAGCCTCTAGAAGGAAGGCACAAAACCTGGGGCAGAGGCTTCTGTCATGTAGGGGCAACGAGAAGCCCCCACGCCCCCGCTCCCCAGAGTCCCCCTAAGTCCCCAGGCGTCCTCCACGCAAGCGCTCGGCCTCCGAAGGCGGGGTCCGAAAGGACTCGGCGGAGGGTTCTCGGCGCGCAGGCAAGCGTGTGCGAGGCGCGCGTCCTGGGAACTCCTCCCAAACTTCCGCGGGGAACACCTCAGAAGAGTGGCGACGGGGTCCCCGGGCTCCGTGGCCGAGCCACGCGGAAGGCAGCGAGAAGGCCCCTCATTGGAGGAGCCCGCCCGGGCGGCAGGAGGCCTCCCCAGGCCCGCGCGCCGCGCCCCGCGCGCGCCCACCTGCCGTTCTTGGTCACGATCATCTCGTTGGTGAGCTCCTTGAAGCGCAGCCACAGCTCGCTCTCCTCCAGGCCCACGCGCAGCTCGCGCTCCGTGGGGTCGCCCTTCTCGCTGCCCGCCTGCAGCTCGCTCTCCACGGCGCTCAGCAGGTGGTCCACGCGGTACTGCAGGCTCTTCCCCGCGCTCTCGGCGCCCGGCGAGCTCATCCTCccgcccgcccctccctccccgccgccccccgaAGCCCCAACTCGCTACACGACAGCCACCTTCCCCCTGGCCGGCGGCCGCTTCTCCGAGACGGCGCCGGGCTCCCGGCACCGACCCCGGGTGGAGGGCGAGGACCGCgatctggggggggaggggcgggggagaggggtgggggggaaggctCTTCCACTTGAACTCCCGCGAGGCACGACCACGGTAGGTCTCCGGGGACGGCCCGGGCGTCCCTTCCCATAAATAGGGCCGCGGCGGCCGCGGAGGGGGCCGGCGGATTGGGCCGCGCGCCCTTTGAAGTGCGGGGGCCGCTGCCCATTGGCCGCGCGCGGCCATTTCAGACCCTGCGCGGCGGGCTGGGGACGCCGGGGGCCCANNNNNNNNNNNNNNNNNNNNNNNNNNNNNNNNNNNNNNNNNNNNNNNNNNNNNNNNNNNNNNNNNNNNNNNNNNNNNNNNNNNNNNNNNNNNNNNNNNNNCCCCCCGACGCGCGGCGCCCGGGGCGGCTCCGCTAGCGCCCGAGACCGTGGATCGGCCCCCGCCCCGGCGCCTCGGCGGCCCGAGCCCCTGCCCGAGGGTGGGCTCCGCTCCCAGAGAGGGAAATCCTCAGAAATCAACCAAACGTGCCCTTTTAGGAAGTCTCCCCGCGCGCGGTGTATAAACCGGACTTCGGAGCCGGGGTTTGCGCGTGCACCGAGTGGGACCTGGGAGTTCGCGTGGCCTCTGCGGTCTGCTCTTTCCTTCTGCGGAAGGCGGGAGTCTCCGGGAGGGGCCGGCCAGGGGGCTCCCCGGAAAGCAGGGCTCGGGGTGCGCCTCCCCGCCAGGCCCAGGGGCCCGCAGCGCCCGGCGGCATGGGGAGCGGGTGGTTTATTACCTTTCCGTGAGAACCTCCGCCCGGAGAGCAAAGGAAAGGTGACAATGAGCAGGAAATCGTTCAGTGAGGTCTTTTTAAACAATCACATTCCTCCTAAACCCGCCCGTGAGGCGAGGAGGGAGCAGAAGCTCGGGGCGCCGGCTGCGCGCCCGGGAACCGTGACCACTGCTCTACCGCGGGCGTGCGGTTCCAGCCGCTTCCCGGTCTTCGCGCACCCCACCCCCTCCGCTGCGGGGAAGGCCggcgcctggggggggggcgcggcCCTTCGGGGACAGCCCTGCGCTAGAGCAAAGGGGGATCTCCTGGGGCCGGGCGTGGGATCTGTGTCCTGATCACCCCCTCCCTGCCGGCGCCCAGCCGGGCTCGCCGCGGGGTCGGAAAGGATCCCGGCCTCCGCCTTCCGGGAGCCAGCCCTGGGGGGTCCCCCGGGGTGGAGCGAACGTGTGTCCAGGGCCGGTTTTCCGCCCCTCTCCAAACGGGTCCTGAAGAGTCGGGAGGCCCGGCGCACCTGGTTCCTGTCCGCTttactctgtttcttttgttgtctaGGACTCATGGGCTTCTCAAGGCActgacctgggggtgggggtgggggccttcTGGAAAGAGGCGCGAAAGGACCTCATTTGCCCCTGACAACAGGGCCCACCCGAGTGGCCATCCACCCTGCTCTTTGGGCCTCCAGATTCAGAGGGCTCCTGACCGCCTTTCCCGAGAGAATAAAAATGTCTCAAAGGTCAGTTCTGCAGCCTGAGCCCTCCCGAGGTTCCACACTTGTCATAAAGGGGAGAGGCCCGGTGTGAGGTGGAGGATGGGGGGGGCCGGCAATCGAGGCTCTCTGAACCTCCCACCCATAAGGTGCGAAGGCGGGAGGTCTGTCAGTGGATCCCCCAAAGTCCAGTAGAGCTAGCCCATGAAGGGTTTCCAGATCCTTCCAGAAGGACCCTGATTTCAGCTGGCTCCACAAACAGGAAGGTGCACGACCAGCTAAGAGCGAAACCCCATCAGAAAAGAAGGTGAAGTTTCAGAGGTTCGCAGTGACACGTTTGCCCTCCACAAAGAATGGCCTAAGTGTTGAAGAACTCGGCCCAGAAGTCCGGCCCGGGCGCTGCTGGCGCTGAGGCGGGGCGTCCCCGCCGGTGCGGAGCTGGGAAACCCTCCTCCTTGACCTCCGATCCTTTTcctccacctctctgtgcctcgttGTCTGGATCTTTGTTCCTGGGTTCCCGGGACAGGCGGCTCCACTCTGTGGCCTTTTCACTGAAGGCTTCGGGGCATGACAGTTTACAGCCCAAAACTTCCTCAGGCCCAGCTGTAAAGGATCCGGGTTAGTAACAATGTGCCTCCTTGGGGCGCCCAGcctctgggggggcggggggatccTCCGAAGGGCTTATGGCTGGACCTCAGGATGCAAGTGGTCAGCCCCCAAAATAACTTAGCAAACACTGTATGAgaaatccctctctctctctctctctctctctctctctctctctctcacacacacacacacacacacacacacacacacacacccctcaatTCCTAGAGACGCAGTTTTCTCCGGGTCCCCCGACGCTTCGCAAGCAACAAAGCCATTTGTCTTTCAGGAGTAGGTGGGGCCGGTCCCCTGACAGCTCAAGGCCGGCAGGACCAGGGGACAGCATAGCCGGACCTTCCTTTCCTGGGAGAAAACCTGAGTTTTACTTTCTGATTGTATGATTTGTGTTCAGTGTGGAGTATAAgatggatttctgtatatttgtaatgcgtgtgcgtgtgtgcgtgtgcgaaAATAAAAACCTCCATCGCTAATCACTCTTCACGTTTCGGAGGCCTTTCCTCactgttgttcatttgtttcttctgctGAGCTCACTCTCCCTCCTGGTCAGGCCTAGCGGCCAAAACCACTGGCAAGTCCTCAGTGGAAAACAACCTAGACAGAGCGGTTAACGGCAAATCACGCCCGCCATCGGTTGGTGTATTTGTCTCTCTCGTTGAAAGGAACCCAATTGGTTTTATTATGGTTTGTAAAGTTCCATAATATAATTCCTTGGGCTCCTcaccgttaaaaaaaaaaaaggtgaaggcCATTGGCTTGTTTGGGGCACTTGTGGTTTGTGGAGAACAAAGCCGTGCCGTGGCCCAGCTCAGCGTGGCCACGGGGAGGTGACAGGCTGCGGCCTTGAGCTGCGGCCTGCTGCCCCCTGGCCTCCGGGGACCGGGGCGGCCTTCACAGCAGTCGGTTTGGAGGATGGTCACCCAGAGGAGCACTTCGAAACCGAATCTGTCCTCAGGAGGCATTCTGTGTGCTTTGTGGCACGGACAACGCTGGGTTCCCAACGGGAGTTCACACGTGACAAACAAACAAGCCTGGTGACAGGCTCGGTGCCTGGGACTGGCACGTGTCTCCTTCAAACTCCCGGGCGGCTGCCCGGGTCCCTTGGGGTTCAAGGCCTAGGGGGAGGGCCCCAGGGGCCGGGCTGCGGTCCCTCCCGGTGGACACTCACCTACTCTCCGCGGGGACACTGAATGTTGTCCATGCGGGCAGTGCACGGGTTTCTTCACAAGGTGTCCGTGGGCTGTCTTTTCCCTGGTGTCCCTCTGAATGGAGGGGGAGCCCTTCCACGGCCGGTCCAGCTGGGGCCGGGACGGGGTGA from Suricata suricatta isolate VVHF042 chromosome 7, meerkat_22Aug2017_6uvM2_HiC, whole genome shotgun sequence carries:
- the TBXT gene encoding T-box transcription factor T isoform X1 — translated: MSSPGAESAGKSLQYRVDHLLSAVESELQAGSEKGDPTERELRVGLEESELWLRFKELTNEMIVTKNGRRMFPVLKVNVSGLDPNAMYSFLLDFVAADNHRWKYVNGEWVPGGKPEPQAPSCVYIHPDSPNFGAHWMKAPVSFSKVKLTNKLNGGGQIMLNSLHKYEPRIHIVRVGGAQRMITSHCFPETQFIAVTAYQNEEITALKIKYNPFAKAFLDAKERSDHKDMTEEPGDSQQPGFSQSGGWLIPGTSTLCPPAAPHPQFGGPLSLPSAHGCERYPALRSHRPSPYPSPYAHRNNSSTYSDSPSAGLPMLQPHDSWPGLGAPAHGSVLPTGHGAGPPAGSSQYPSLWSVSNGTVTPGAQTAGTSNGLGAQFFRASSAHAAPLGHPVPASPASGSPLYEGAPTATDIADSQYDASAQARLIASWTPVSPPSM
- the TBXT gene encoding T-box transcription factor T isoform X3 codes for the protein MSSPGAESAGKSLQYRVDHLLSAVESELQAGSEKGDPTERELRVGLEESELWLRFKELTNEMIVTKNGRRMFPVLKVNVSGLDPNAMYSFLLDFVAADNHRWKYVNGEWVPGGKPEPQAPSCVYIHPDSPNFGAHWMKAPVSFSKVKLTNKLNGGGQIMLNSLHKYEPRIHIVRVGGAQRMITSHCFPETQFIAVTAYQNEEITALKIKYNPFAKAFLDAKERSDHKDMTEEPGDSQQPGFSQSYSDSPSAGLPMLQPHDSWPGLGAPAHGSVLPTGHGAGPPAGSSQYPSLWSVSNGTVTPGAQTAGTSNGLGAQFFRASSAHAAPLGHPVPASPASGSPLYEGAPTATDIADSQYDASAQARLIASWTPVSPPSM
- the TBXT gene encoding T-box transcription factor T isoform X2, which translates into the protein MSSPGAESAGKSLQYRVDHLLSAVESELQAGSEKGDPTERELRVGLEESELWLRFKELTNEMIVTKNGRRMFPVLKVNVSGLDPNAMYSFLLDFVAADNHRWKYVNGEWVPGGKPEPQAPSCVYIHPDSPNFGAHWMKAPVSFSKVKLTNKLNGGGQIMLNSLHKYEPRIHIVRVGGAQRMITSHCFPETQFIAVTAYQNEEITALKIKYNPFAKAFLDAKERSDHKDMTEEPGDSQQPGFSQWGWLIPGTSTLCPPAAPHPQFGGPLSLPSAHGCERYPALRSHRPSPYPSPYAHRNNSSTYSDSPSAGLPMLQPHDSWPGLGAPAHGSVLPTGHGAGPPAGSSQYPSLWSVSNGTVTPGAQTAGTSNGLGAQFFRASSAHAAPLGHPVPASPASGSPLYEGAPTATDIADSQYDASAQARLIASWTPVSPPSM